The sequence TCATGCAGATAGAGTTGTGGTTATTGGCTCATCCTTGGGTGGTTTTTATGCAAACTTTCTGGCTGAAAAATACGGGTGTAAAGCAGTAGTACTCAACCCTGCGGTTCGTGCTGCCCGTGAACTTGCACCACATGTTGGCTTGATGACCGCTTACGATAGTGATGAGCCTTTCGATTTCAGGCCAGAATATATAGAAGAGTTAAAAGCCCTACAAATTGAACGGATTTCTGATCCCAGTCGCTACTTCTTGATTGCCGCAAAAGGCGATGAACTGTTGGACTGGAAAGAAATGGCCGAGTTTTATCCAGGTGCCTATCAATTGGTCTTGGAAGGCAGTGATCATGGAATCGCAGACTACCCAGACCATCTTCCCAAGGTATTGGACTTTATCGCTGCTTAGATGATTGATTGACACAAACTTCTTCTGTAATATTAGTCAAACGATCGATGGCTTTGCCTAGGTCTAGAAAGGAGAGTTTGTGCTGAGCATCTTGAAATTAGACGCTGGTGGGATTCCCCAGGGTTGGGTGAATGCTGAAGAAGCAACAAAACATTACGCCGACAAGAGTGTTATTTGGACGCTAGGCGATCCTATCAAAAAAATGCGTGGCGGTATTTCTAGAGAAAGTGGTTTGCAATCAGTCATTGAGTTGCACTCAATCATTGCGATTAAAGGCAGTGCCAAAATTAATCTCTTTGATGTTGTTCCAGTCATCACTAAGCACAAACTTTTTAAACGAGACCGTGGTCTCTGCGCCTATTGCGGTGATGCGATCTATGAATCTCAAGCTGAAGCTGAACACATCATTCCCAATAGCCGTGGTGGTAAGTATTCTTGGATGAATTTAGTCATTTCTTGCAGACCCTGTAATCAACGCAAAGGTAATCGCACCCCTGAACAAGCAGGCATGGGTTTACTCTACACGCCATACCTTCCAAGCCTATATGAAGACATGATTCTAAAAGGGCGCAATATTCTTGCGGACCAGATGGATTTTCTGGCGGCTAACCTCCCAAAAAATAGTCGCTTACTTGAGGGCTATCTCTGAGTTTTTGGCAAACTCAACTAGAGCAATCGAACGCTGGTAAGTTTGTAGCAAGCAAATCTTGGCGCCTTCTGTTCATTGCGCTGGCGCTATCTGTGCTGGGACATCTACTACTGTTCTTTGGTCTGCCGCTTTTCCCATTTGGTTCTTCGGGTGATATACCAGATGACCTCATCATTCGAACTGAGCTCAAGCTTGAGCCTCCCAAAAAAATTCAGATGGCTAAGGCGCCAAAAAAGAAGCTTATTGCCGACGCATCTTCAAAGGGTAAATTAGAAGATCAAAAACTCATTGGTGAGCAGGGTGGCGCAGTTAATCAATCTGGTACGGCTTTTAAGCTGCCAGAGTCTGGAATCCTATATTACGATGCCTACCTTGATGGACAACCCATCCAAACCGGGGAAATTGATTGGATTGTTGAGGGTAATAGCTATCGCCTCTATATCAATATCCCTTACGCGTTTGTGGGCCCCTTTGTTTTTGAATCCAGGGGCACTGTAGATGCTTATGGCATTGCACCATCGATATATTGGTCGCAACGGGGAACAAAGCCGCCACGCTACTCACGCTTCGATCGTGATGACAAAGGGGAAGGGCAGATGTTCTTTTCAGAAAAACCTGAATTTACACCCACGATTTTGCCCGGTACTCAAGATCGTTTTAGCCTGATGTTTCAGTTTGCATCTTTGTTAAATGGCGATAGCAAGATTGATGAATCCGGCAGCATTAAAGCCATTCCAGTTGTGGATTACAACACTTTAGAAATGTGGCAATTTAAAAGTTATGGTGAGACTATTTCTGATGCGATACCGAGTTTAGGTAATGCAGTGAATCGCCATTACGCCTTAATGCAGCGTGAAAGTGATCCTTATAAGCGGCAAATTGATATTTGGTTAGCCAAAGATTTGGAATGGCTTCCAGGCAGAATCAAATCTCAAGATACAAACGGCAGGGTAGTGGAGTTAATCTTTAAGCAAAAAAGCCCTGTACCGCAAACAATGAAGCCTTAAAAGCCCGTTCCTGATTTTGGGTTTTGACTTGGACGATTTAACAATGCGCCCATCATGGAGTACAAGGCCGCTCCAGACATGGATACAGCAAATATCCCAGTAAAGGAAATGATGATCGGCAGTATTCTCCAGTGCTCTGATAGTTTGTAATCTCCATAACCAACGGTTGTATACATTTCGCCAGCAAAGTAAAACGTTTGGGGATTTGTTGGAAAAACTTTCAATCCAACACAGATATATGTCCACATCACTATCTCACTTAGGTGACTTGCAATTACCAATAGGATGGCGATGAAATATGCAATAAAGCTTCCCCCAGCAACCTTTTTCTTTATCAAGAATTGGTTAATGAAGTGATATGCACCAGCTATAGCTAATACAGCAAAGCCATGAACCGCGAGCATGCCACAGGCAAAAATAACCAATTCCCATATCTTGCCGTTGCCCATATCAATATTGATTTGATGAAATAGGGTGGCAAAACTCGGGAGGTCCGCGTTGCGAAATAAATCCAAAAGGAGCATGGCTAATTACCGAATTTCAATAGACTTGGAATACTAAGAGGACTTAGGGCTCTTTGCCGTTTGTCCAAAAGTTGACATTAGTAGTGTATAGAGTGCCGCCCCTGAAATGGCTATCGCAAATAAGCCTGAAAAAGAGATCAGAATCGGCAAAATTCTCCAACGCTCTCCAATATTGTAGATAGGGTCGTTGTGATCTAAGTTGGTATACATTTCTCCAGTAAAGTAAAAGGTCTTGATAACGCCTGGGAAGACATTGACGCTTACTATTGCATAGGTCCAGATGAATATATCTACTAAGTGGCTTAGCAATATGAGAAGTACCACAATAAAATAAATCAGGATATCGATATTTTTGGTTTTTTCACTTCCATATTTTTTGTTGAAGGCGCTCAAACAACCCATGACAAACAAGACCAACAGACCATGTATCAGCACAACCATTACCGAAACAAAGCTCATCAGCCGGATGCCAAAGTCTGTTAAACCATTCGTAATCTCATAAAACACTGTCAATACATTAGGAAGGGAGTGTAGGTATTCAATCAATTGCTTATCTCTGTTCTGATCAATTTAGTGATTCTATATCTTGTTTGACATAATAATGATTATACGCAAGTAGTCATATCAGGGCTTCGGGAGTTTAGCCTTAGGATCCCTGACATACGGCTTCTTATAAAGCTTTATCCAACGAGACCTCAGCCCATCTCCGATCCAAGGCTTCTCATAAATATCGGCAATATCAATCGCAGTAAAACCAAGTGAATTGCGCAATTGAATATCAGCGCCTTTATCAAGCAATAATTTAACCATCTGCTCATTACCAGACTGAACAGCCATCATTAAAGGCGTGGTGTCATTGAGGCTTCTAGAGTCAACTATGGCACCTTCAGATAGCAAAAATTCGGCTACAGATACTTGGCCTCTTGCGCTGGCGTAATGAAGCGGCGTCCATGCGATATGGTCAATTGCAGCATGGTTTTTCTCTACCAACCTCTTCACTAGGGGTAAGTTTCCTTGGATTGAGGCAATCATTAACGGGGTTTCACCGTTCTTATTCGATAAATCCACATCAATATTCTGATTGTTTAAGAGTACATCTATAACCTTATCGGAGTTGTCTTTAATGGCTAGAAGCAGCATGGGGTTGCCATTAGAGTCTACGGCATTTGGAGTGACACCTTTTGCTAGCAATGATCTAACCTCAGAAGCATTGTCGAATTTTGCAGCTTTTACAAAGTCATTTATCTGGTCTGCGGTTTGGCTTAAAGCAGCCTGGCTAAGGGCTAAAAAGACAGATACGGTAAGAAATTTATTCAATTGAATTCTCATAAGTATGCTTTATCTACTTGAAAACATTGATAAAAATTCTCAGATGTCTGCTTGGCCAAGGAGTCAATAGAGACACCCTTGAGTTCCGCAATAAATTCACCGACCTTGGCAACCCAGGCAGGCTCATTTATCTTGCCCCGATAAGGAATGGGCGCCAAATATGGTGAATCGGTTTCAATCAACATCCGGTCCAGAGGCACCTGCTTACAGGTCTCTTGCAAATCCTTGGCACTCTTAAAGGTCACAATTCCTGAAAAGGAGATATAAAACCCCAAATTCATTGCCTCCTTGGCAACAGCTAGGCTTTCAGTAAAGCAGTGCATAACCCCACCTATTTGCTCAGCCCCCTCTTCCTTTAGGATGCGAATAGTGTCTTCTGATGCCGAACGTGTGTGGATGATTAATGGCTTTTGTGACTGAATGGCGGCCTTGATATGGGTTCTGAAACGCTGTCTTTGCCATTCCATTGATTCATAGCTGCGATCACCCATTCGGTAGTAATCGAGACCCGTCTCTCCAATGGCAATGATTTTGGAGTGTTTTGAGGCCGTATCAACAAGGAACTCGAGGCTTGGTTCATGGGTATCTTCGTAATCCGGATGCACACCAACCGATGCATATAAATGCTCATGATCTTCAGCAAGCTTTAAAACATTGGGGAAGTTAGGCAAATTCACTGACACACACAAAGCCTTATTAACCTGGGCGTCTTCCATATTCTGGAGCACCTCAGGGAGACGCGACTGGAATTCTGGGAAATCGAGATGGCAATGAGAGTCGATAAACATAAGCCCCCATTTTAGACTGCTCTAAGCCAAATCAGGCCTCAAAGATTTGTTGGTATTGAGAAAGCAGCGCTTCAAGCTGTACTCGGTTAGCCAGTGGATGATTTTCATGCCGGCGGGCTTGCAGAAGAGATTTCCAAAAAAGATGCAATTTTGGAATCTTGGTAGATTGGGCTAAGCCTTGAATGGTAGAAAGATGCCTCGGGTAATAACGAGGTGAAGCCCCTTGTGCAACTGACTGCAAATCGGAGACCCAGCGTTGCATGGCAGCTAGCAAATAAGCATATTGAGCTTTATGGGTTTTTTCAGCTGTATCTAGCCAATTGATGCGACCACCTTGCGACATTGCCTGAAGTAAATAGCGTGTTGCCTGAATTGAAATACTCAACTCATCTTTATCGTCTTGATGATGTCTGGCAAGCAATGATTCCAAAACAGCATACGGTGCCCCGCCCTGCTCATCGTAGATCGAATCAATATCACTATCGTTCACCTTCAAACCCTTGACCCCTGCTAACTGAGAGCGCAACCACGACAATCCAATTTCACGATCAGGCCGAGGGGCAGTCAATAAGCGACAGCGGGAACGTATTGTAGGCAGAACGCGATCG comes from Polynucleobacter sp. MWH-Svant-W18 and encodes:
- a CDS encoding ankyrin repeat domain-containing protein, with the translated sequence MNKFLTVSVFLALSQAALSQTADQINDFVKAAKFDNASEVRSLLAKGVTPNAVDSNGNPMLLLAIKDNSDKVIDVLLNNQNIDVDLSNKNGETPLMIASIQGNLPLVKRLVEKNHAAIDHIAWTPLHYASARGQVSVAEFLLSEGAIVDSRSLNDTTPLMMAVQSGNEQMVKLLLDKGADIQLRNSLGFTAIDIADIYEKPWIGDGLRSRWIKLYKKPYVRDPKAKLPKP
- a CDS encoding DUF3108 domain-containing protein, with amino-acid sequence MLGHLLLFFGLPLFPFGSSGDIPDDLIIRTELKLEPPKKIQMAKAPKKKLIADASSKGKLEDQKLIGEQGGAVNQSGTAFKLPESGILYYDAYLDGQPIQTGEIDWIVEGNSYRLYINIPYAFVGPFVFESRGTVDAYGIAPSIYWSQRGTKPPRYSRFDRDDKGEGQMFFSEKPEFTPTILPGTQDRFSLMFQFASLLNGDSKIDESGSIKAIPVVDYNTLEMWQFKSYGETISDAIPSLGNAVNRHYALMQRESDPYKRQIDIWLAKDLEWLPGRIKSQDTNGRVVELIFKQKSPVPQTMKP
- a CDS encoding HNH endonuclease, producing the protein MLSILKLDAGGIPQGWVNAEEATKHYADKSVIWTLGDPIKKMRGGISRESGLQSVIELHSIIAIKGSAKINLFDVVPVITKHKLFKRDRGLCAYCGDAIYESQAEAEHIIPNSRGGKYSWMNLVISCRPCNQRKGNRTPEQAGMGLLYTPYLPSLYEDMILKGRNILADQMDFLAANLPKNSRLLEGYL
- a CDS encoding ion channel; translation: MLLLDLFRNADLPSFATLFHQINIDMGNGKIWELVIFACGMLAVHGFAVLAIAGAYHFINQFLIKKKVAGGSFIAYFIAILLVIASHLSEIVMWTYICVGLKVFPTNPQTFYFAGEMYTTVGYGDYKLSEHWRILPIIISFTGIFAVSMSGAALYSMMGALLNRPSQNPKSGTGF
- a CDS encoding TatD family hydrolase, with product MFIDSHCHLDFPEFQSRLPEVLQNMEDAQVNKALCVSVNLPNFPNVLKLAEDHEHLYASVGVHPDYEDTHEPSLEFLVDTASKHSKIIAIGETGLDYYRMGDRSYESMEWQRQRFRTHIKAAIQSQKPLIIHTRSASEDTIRILKEEGAEQIGGVMHCFTESLAVAKEAMNLGFYISFSGIVTFKSAKDLQETCKQVPLDRMLIETDSPYLAPIPYRGKINEPAWVAKVGEFIAELKGVSIDSLAKQTSENFYQCFQVDKAYL
- a CDS encoding YqiA/YcfP family alpha/beta fold hydrolase, which encodes MTASLLVYLHGFRSSPRSSKAVMTGEAIKALSSPENPIEWYCPQLLASPKASMDMVMQHIDASHADRVVVIGSSLGGFYANFLAEKYGCKAVVLNPAVRAARELAPHVGLMTAYDSDEPFDFRPEYIEELKALQIERISDPSRYFLIAAKGDELLDWKEMAEFYPGAYQLVLEGSDHGIADYPDHLPKVLDFIAA
- a CDS encoding DNA polymerase III subunit delta' C-terminal domain-containing protein, producing MLDSSLSGKKQVAPWLRPLWDGMDFDNIPNAILLHGQSGIGKFTFALELAKALLCESKDIAARPCMQCEACHWFNTGNHPDFIALVPETHRKFLPFANYESDEPPKKTKAAREDSDGEPSEKKEKKVISIEETRSAIESLSIGSHRGGNRVILIYPLEMLRADSANTLLKSLEEPPANTIFILLADRVDRVLPTIRSRCRLLTAPRPDREIGLSWLRSQLAGVKGLKVNDSDIDSIYDEQGGAPYAVLESLLARHHQDDKDELSISIQATRYLLQAMSQGGRINWLDTAEKTHKAQYAYLLAAMQRWVSDLQSVAQGASPRYYPRHLSTIQGLAQSTKIPKLHLFWKSLLQARRHENHPLANRVQLEALLSQYQQIFEA